The proteins below are encoded in one region of Nitrospira lenta:
- a CDS encoding YDG domain-containing protein has protein sequence MTIQQGTTRAAIDWQSFNIGSAAHVDIHQPSSGSVLLNRILGPEASQIFGKLTANGQVFLSNPNGIYFAPSATVDVGGLLATTHHITLDDFMAGRDRFTRNGALGSIVNEGQLRASLQGYIALLAPEVRNHGVIIAELGTVALAAGEAYELRFDPSRQLQGIRVEPASIQTLVENSQAVLAPGGYIVLSAVAAHQLQGSVVRNDGRLEASSLVSTGGRIRLEGDAITLGARSITAATGATGGGEILVGGGWQGSGTMQHATTVTMAEGAGIDVSATQRGDGGTAVLWSDIHQPQSSTRVFGEIRARGGALGGHGGKIETSGYRLDVGGAYVDAGASFGDGGLWYLDPTDSTITQSVANSYATTLNTGTSVLNDVTGSITWNSGVTLNKTAGGDATLTLRAGNPSGGSHITLTNPTITSTSGALNLVLWTRYNSEGNDGRIYVNGGNIATNGGHLWMGGGNVLVGGWNGLTVGRAQASTWSYDVTGASIAGSSISTGAGSISINGKSAYTATTTGNLNVGAAVYGGSTLSTTSGDISIDGSLDGRYINGIGTVIGNAPSGSTTGNVLLSTTSGNISISGSGSNSSSGSGWRHGVLVNAKNANEQVTVRSTTGSITLDGQAQFTSAATNDASGLQLQTSGTTSSIAVVSQSGDITLRGSNTLESGQYLNGLRLTASDSADNIRIGYDGTTPYSGNILIETNSLLQRAVNSGAGSISVRGTGSLTIRPVGASFTQLRADTGSLSFDNDWNFGTTLSGFTLGKAGNTFDLTLSNPLSVAGPIALYGGNITLNGNLTSTQAGAGMLVKATGNIVTNTGRMLQTNQGALTLWSDSDATGGGAIQLGDNNSLNTANGSTSSNLSGGGTIVLAGGADNGANGGVAGDGVPDGYASSSTGIGVKLGATRASTMQMWSGGGDIVIRGASTASSGSVSDNTGIHQPGFFTANAGTGAILMAGTSTNFYGLNFGDPVNDNDGLSHLSLVSSKASGTAISLTGTSAANHGLVFNYNNPKEVLATGGGSIAIAGTGAGSGYGVYLQNQDLLATTGAVQVDGGTKGIYVHGTGARLGGKAGSSITASSSNVTLTGDVLTLDGTMAVNTTGTLTVQPFSTSFSSALSWPRTNLSVASGLTGLTLGKAGNTADITVTAAQNINGPIALYGGTITLNAGLATTNAGTGNVAITAGTGLTGNGSVGLADGRTMTVSQGGTSTYSGVVSGTDASFVKDGSGTLTLTGTNLYSGPTTVSAGTLAVGNGGGTGVLGTGAVTTNAALRFNRAGSVALSALAPHASGITGSGTVSATAATDLTVDRPIAVAGAVALTATGGNLAIDRAVASSGGAITLAAGGTLTDGPSGALTAPQLAITGGTVTLDSSSSNVGTLAASGVSNLRYRNSGALTLGSVGATTGITASGDLDLSTASGDLTVAAATTTSATSASALVLNAGRDTAAGTATGGNLLISGSPTISVGSGGRATLYSGSVSGSTGLTTVVGSGSGRFRYHSDEAASNFTAALGSGRYGVYREQPSVTVTATNQTMTYGGSVPTFTLSATGVNGDTATQIFSVAPTASVGGSTSTSGHLTAGSHAVTASGGTEQLGYASGSSVVGTLTVNQKALTYTGTATDKVYDGATTASLSHNTSGIVSGDTVTVSGSGAFADKQAGVNKAVTITGLTVGGLDGSNYALAATASSTATITPKAVTVSGLTAADKVYDGTTTATVSGSAVNFGGLVSGDNVTLAGTTGTFATKQVGTGKTVTLSSTYGGTDAANYTITDQTTTTAAITPKSVTVSGLTAVDKVYDGTTTATVSGSAVNFGGLVSGDNVTLAGATGTFATKHVGTGKTVTLSSTYGGTDAANYTITDQTTTTAAITPKTVTVSGLTAADKVYDGTTTATVTGTGSVATGVGSETLGLTGGTSATFSDRHAGTGKTVTATGYSLADGAGGGLASNYQLSSTTATTTAAITPKSVTVSGLTAADKVYDGTTAATINGSAVNFGGLVSGDNLTLAGATGTFATKHVGTGKTVTLSSTYGGTDAANYTITDQTTTTAAITPKTVTVSGLTAADKVYDGTTAATVTGTGSVATGVGSETLGLTGGTTATFTDANAGIGKTVTATGYSLTDGTSGGLAGNYQLSSTTVTTTAAITPKALTIQANHDARFVTESDAGGYAGVTYSGLVNGETSSVLSGTLAITRSNVGTTSAGTYANVLLPSGLTSSNYAIAYGAGTYTIVPANQLLVQVANIATTYGTAPIYGIARARYLSGTSATIVDLTGNVSATGNAITITDGAGGAAHFTVGVPGATLSGAGLVPVGIHTIGATNLSTTSANFNHTVTLTGQHAVTPSTLTVFPSGVTKTYDGTALLTGTGVTVSGVWTGDAVSGTGNVIFATKNAGTNLGYTISGVHVSGADVGNYSLASGTTVAGTNGTIARRSVTVSGLTAANKPYDGTTTATVDHGGATFTNIVPGDELTAHATVGTFADAQVGVGKTVALSGTLYGGADLSNYTVLGQASTTADITGVHAQDQSVDAMAQLSRGTQPLFGSSSTVPVEGSQALPNYRLEGTVRGAADAQLTSLSSSSTDGPHTVVLKWEPRTSSEDPEMVYVSIPRSLLTQGSTVSFTLPDGLIQNIGGTPDALSGPEGAPLPAWLTYDTQTATFHIEATDAVSLPTTVATTFQEHRILIVIEAQTQE, from the coding sequence ATGACGATTCAGCAAGGGACCACCCGAGCCGCCATCGACTGGCAGAGCTTCAATATCGGCAGCGCCGCCCACGTCGATATTCATCAGCCCTCCTCGGGCAGCGTCCTGCTCAATCGTATCCTTGGCCCCGAGGCCTCACAGATCTTCGGCAAGCTGACCGCCAACGGACAGGTCTTTCTCTCCAACCCCAATGGGATCTATTTCGCGCCCAGTGCCACCGTGGATGTCGGCGGCCTCTTGGCTACCACCCATCACATCACCCTCGATGACTTCATGGCCGGCCGCGACCGGTTCACGCGCAACGGCGCCCTCGGCAGCATTGTGAACGAAGGCCAGCTCCGCGCGTCGCTGCAGGGCTACATCGCTCTGCTCGCGCCAGAAGTCCGCAACCACGGCGTCATCATTGCCGAACTCGGCACCGTCGCGTTGGCCGCGGGTGAAGCCTATGAACTGCGGTTTGATCCCAGCCGACAGCTCCAAGGGATTCGGGTGGAGCCCGCGTCGATCCAGACGCTCGTGGAAAACAGCCAGGCCGTCTTGGCGCCCGGCGGTTATATCGTGCTCTCCGCCGTGGCCGCCCATCAGCTCCAGGGCAGCGTCGTGCGGAACGACGGCCGCCTTGAGGCCTCCAGCCTCGTCAGTACGGGGGGGCGTATTCGGCTTGAAGGCGACGCCATCACGCTGGGAGCCCGGTCGATCACGGCCGCGACCGGCGCCACCGGCGGAGGAGAAATCCTCGTCGGCGGGGGGTGGCAAGGCAGCGGGACGATGCAGCACGCGACCACCGTCACTATGGCCGAAGGCGCCGGCATCGACGTCAGCGCCACCCAGCGCGGCGACGGCGGCACCGCGGTGCTGTGGTCGGATATTCATCAGCCCCAGTCGAGCACCCGCGTGTTCGGCGAGATTCGGGCGCGCGGCGGCGCGTTGGGCGGCCACGGCGGGAAGATCGAAACCTCGGGGTACCGGCTCGACGTGGGCGGCGCCTACGTGGACGCCGGCGCGTCATTCGGCGACGGCGGCCTCTGGTACCTGGACCCGACGGACTCGACCATTACCCAATCGGTCGCCAACAGCTACGCCACCACACTGAACACCGGCACCTCCGTTTTGAACGACGTGACCGGCAGCATAACTTGGAATTCCGGCGTGACGCTGAACAAGACGGCCGGTGGCGACGCGACGCTCACCTTGCGAGCGGGCAACCCATCGGGCGGCAGCCACATTACCCTGACCAACCCCACCATTACCTCCACCTCAGGCGCACTGAACCTGGTGTTGTGGACGCGGTACAACAGTGAGGGCAACGACGGCCGCATCTACGTCAACGGCGGCAACATCGCCACCAACGGCGGCCATCTCTGGATGGGCGGCGGAAATGTGCTTGTCGGCGGGTGGAACGGGTTGACGGTCGGAAGGGCCCAGGCCTCCACCTGGTCGTATGATGTGACAGGGGCGTCGATCGCCGGCAGCAGTATCAGTACCGGCGCCGGCAGCATCTCCATCAACGGCAAGAGCGCCTATACCGCCACGACCACGGGCAACCTGAACGTCGGCGCGGCCGTCTACGGCGGCAGCACCCTCTCCACCACCTCGGGAGACATCTCGATCGACGGGTCCCTCGATGGGCGCTATATCAACGGGATCGGCACGGTCATCGGGAATGCGCCGTCCGGCTCCACCACCGGCAACGTGCTGCTGTCCACCACCAGTGGGAACATCTCGATTAGCGGCAGCGGCTCCAACTCAAGCAGCGGGAGCGGGTGGCGCCATGGGGTGTTAGTGAACGCGAAGAACGCCAACGAACAGGTCACGGTTCGCAGCACCACGGGCAGTATCACGCTCGACGGCCAGGCGCAGTTCACCTCGGCGGCAACCAATGACGCGTCCGGTCTGCAACTTCAAACCTCCGGCACGACGAGCTCGATCGCGGTGGTGTCGCAAAGCGGTGATATCACGCTGCGGGGCAGTAATACGCTGGAGTCCGGCCAATACCTCAACGGCCTCCGGCTGACGGCGAGCGATAGTGCCGATAACATCCGCATCGGCTACGACGGGACCACCCCCTACAGCGGGAACATCCTCATCGAGACCAACTCACTGCTGCAGCGCGCGGTCAATAGCGGAGCCGGCTCAATCAGCGTGCGAGGTACGGGGAGTCTGACCATCCGCCCGGTCGGCGCTAGCTTTACCCAACTGCGCGCCGACACCGGCAGCCTGAGCTTCGACAACGACTGGAACTTCGGCACCACGCTGTCTGGTTTCACGCTGGGCAAGGCCGGCAACACCTTCGATCTGACGCTGAGCAACCCGCTCAGCGTGGCCGGACCGATCGCGCTGTACGGCGGCAATATCACGCTGAATGGCAACCTGACGAGCACGCAGGCCGGCGCCGGCATGCTGGTGAAGGCGACGGGCAACATCGTCACCAACACCGGGCGCATGCTGCAGACCAACCAGGGCGCGCTCACGCTGTGGAGCGACAGCGACGCGACCGGCGGCGGGGCCATCCAGCTGGGCGACAACAACTCTCTGAACACGGCCAACGGCTCGACGAGCAGTAACCTGTCGGGCGGCGGCACCATCGTATTGGCGGGCGGAGCCGACAACGGCGCCAATGGCGGCGTCGCTGGCGACGGGGTGCCTGATGGCTATGCGTCCAGCAGCACCGGCATCGGCGTCAAGCTAGGCGCCACCAGGGCCAGCACCATGCAGATGTGGTCTGGCGGCGGTGACATCGTGATCCGCGGTGCCAGCACGGCCAGCTCCGGCTCGGTGAGCGACAACACCGGCATCCACCAGCCGGGCTTTTTCACCGCGAATGCGGGCACCGGCGCCATCCTTATGGCGGGCACCAGCACCAACTTCTATGGGCTGAACTTCGGCGACCCGGTGAACGACAACGACGGCCTCTCGCACCTCAGCCTCGTGTCCAGCAAGGCGTCGGGCACGGCCATCTCGCTGACCGGCACCTCGGCTGCCAACCACGGCCTGGTCTTCAACTACAACAACCCCAAAGAAGTGTTGGCCACCGGCGGGGGCTCCATCGCCATTGCCGGCACGGGTGCCGGCTCGGGCTACGGCGTCTACCTGCAGAACCAAGATCTGCTGGCCACGACCGGTGCCGTGCAGGTGGATGGCGGCACCAAAGGCATCTACGTCCACGGCACCGGCGCACGCCTGGGCGGCAAGGCGGGATCGAGCATCACCGCCAGCAGCAGCAACGTCACGCTCACCGGTGATGTGTTGACCCTGGACGGGACCATGGCCGTCAACACCACCGGAACCTTGACGGTGCAACCCTTCAGCACCAGCTTCAGCAGCGCGTTGAGCTGGCCGCGTACCAACTTGAGCGTGGCCTCGGGCCTGACCGGCCTGACGCTGGGCAAGGCCGGCAACACGGCCGACATCACGGTGACAGCGGCACAAAACATCAACGGCCCGATCGCGCTGTATGGCGGCACTATCACGCTGAACGCCGGCCTGGCCACTACCAACGCCGGGACCGGCAATGTGGCCATCACCGCCGGCACGGGCCTCACCGGCAACGGGAGCGTCGGGCTGGCCGATGGCCGCACGATGACGGTATCGCAAGGCGGCACGTCCACCTACAGCGGCGTGGTCAGCGGCACCGATGCCTCGTTCGTCAAGGACGGCAGCGGGACGCTGACCTTGACCGGCACCAACCTCTATAGCGGCCCCACCACCGTGTCGGCCGGAACGCTGGCCGTGGGCAACGGCGGCGGCACGGGTGTGCTGGGGACCGGCGCGGTCACCACCAATGCCGCGCTCAGGTTCAACCGCGCGGGGAGCGTTGCCCTGTCCGCGTTGGCGCCGCATGCGAGCGGCATCACCGGCAGCGGGACCGTCAGCGCCACCGCGGCCACCGACCTGACGGTGGATCGGCCGATTGCAGTAGCCGGCGCGGTGGCCCTCACGGCCACTGGCGGGAACCTCGCCATCGACCGTGCGGTCGCCAGCAGCGGTGGGGCCATCACGCTGGCCGCGGGCGGCACGCTGACCGACGGCCCGAGCGGCGCCCTGACGGCGCCGCAATTGGCCATCACCGGCGGCACGGTCACGTTGGATAGTAGTAGCTCCAATGTGGGAACGCTGGCCGCCAGCGGCGTGAGTAATCTGCGCTACCGCAACAGCGGCGCCTTGACGTTGGGCAGCGTGGGCGCCACGACGGGGATCACGGCCAGCGGCGACCTCGACCTCAGCACGGCCAGTGGCGACCTCACCGTCGCGGCTGCCACCACGACCTCTGCCACCAGCGCCAGTGCCCTGGTCCTCAATGCGGGCCGCGACACCGCGGCCGGCACGGCCACCGGCGGCAACCTCCTCATAAGTGGCAGCCCTACGATCAGCGTGGGCAGCGGCGGCCGGGCCACGCTCTATTCGGGCAGCGTGAGCGGCAGCACCGGGCTGACCACGGTCGTGGGCAGTGGCAGCGGGCGATTCCGCTATCACAGCGACGAGGCAGCCAGCAATTTTACGGCGGCGCTGGGCAGCGGACGGTATGGAGTGTATCGCGAGCAGCCGTCGGTCACGGTGACGGCTACCAATCAGACGATGACCTATGGCGGCTCCGTTCCTACCTTCACCCTGTCCGCGACCGGGGTCAACGGCGATACGGCGACCCAGATCTTCAGTGTGGCCCCCACCGCCTCGGTCGGCGGGAGTACCTCCACTAGCGGGCATCTCACGGCTGGAAGCCATGCCGTGACGGCGAGCGGGGGGACGGAGCAGCTCGGCTACGCGAGTGGGAGTTCGGTAGTGGGGACGCTGACGGTCAATCAGAAAGCCTTGACCTACACGGGGACGGCCACGGATAAAGTCTATGACGGTGCGACGACGGCGTCACTCTCGCATAACACCAGCGGGATTGTGTCCGGCGATACGGTGACGGTGTCCGGCAGCGGTGCATTTGCTGATAAACAGGCCGGCGTCAATAAGGCCGTCACCATTACGGGCCTTACAGTCGGAGGACTCGACGGGAGCAACTATGCGCTGGCCGCCACGGCGTCGTCCACGGCCACGATCACGCCCAAAGCGGTGACGGTCAGCGGCCTCACGGCGGCGGATAAGGTGTATGACGGCACCACGACTGCGACGGTCAGCGGCAGCGCGGTGAATTTTGGCGGGCTTGTCAGCGGCGACAACGTGACTCTCGCCGGCACCACCGGCACCTTTGCCACGAAACAGGTGGGCACGGGCAAGACCGTCACCTTGAGCAGCACCTACGGCGGCACCGATGCCGCCAATTACACCATCACCGACCAGACCACTACCACGGCCGCCATCACGCCCAAATCCGTGACGGTCAGTGGCCTCACGGCGGTCGACAAGGTGTATGACGGCACCACGACTGCGACGGTCAGCGGCAGCGCGGTGAATTTTGGCGGGCTTGTCAGCGGCGACAACGTGACTCTCGCCGGCGCCACCGGCACCTTTGCCACGAAGCACGTGGGCACGGGCAAGACCGTCACCTTGAGCAGCACCTATGGCGGCACCGATGCCGCCAATTACACCATCACCGACCAGACCACCACCACGGCCGCCATCACGCCGAAAACGGTGACGGTCAGCGGCCTCACGGCGGCGGATAAGGTGTATGACGGCACCACGACGGCCACGGTCACTGGCACGGGCAGCGTGGCTACCGGCGTGGGGAGTGAAACCCTAGGCCTCACTGGCGGCACGAGCGCCACCTTCAGCGACCGTCACGCCGGCACCGGCAAGACCGTCACGGCCACCGGCTATAGTCTCGCAGATGGCGCAGGTGGCGGCCTCGCGAGCAACTATCAGCTGAGCAGCACCACCGCCACCACCACGGCCGCCATCACGCCCAAATCCGTGACGGTCAGTGGCCTCACGGCGGCCGACAAGGTGTATGACGGCACCACGGCTGCGACGATCAACGGCAGCGCGGTGAATTTTGGCGGGCTTGTCAGCGGCGACAACTTGACTCTCGCCGGCGCCACCGGCACCTTTGCGACGAAGCACGTGGGCACGGGCAAGACCGTCACCCTGAGCAGCACCTACGGCGGCACCGATGCCGCTAATTACACCATCACCGACCAGACCACCACCACGGCCGCCATCACGCCGAAAACGGTGACGGTCAGCGGCCTCACGGCGGCTGACAAGGTGTATGACGGCACCACGGCTGCCACGGTCACTGGCACGGGCAGCGTGGCTACCGGCGTGGGGAGCGAAACCCTGGGCCTCACCGGCGGCACGACTGCCACCTTTACTGACGCAAACGCCGGCATCGGCAAGACCGTGACCGCCACCGGCTATAGCCTCACCGATGGGACGAGCGGCGGCCTCGCCGGCAACTATCAGCTGAGCAGCACGACCGTGACCACCACGGCCGCGATCACGCCGAAAGCCTTGACGATACAGGCCAACCATGATGCCCGGTTTGTCACGGAAAGCGACGCGGGTGGATATGCGGGCGTGACCTACTCCGGCCTGGTGAATGGCGAGACGAGTAGCGTCCTGAGCGGCACCCTAGCCATTACCCGCAGCAACGTCGGCACCACGAGCGCGGGCACCTACGCCAACGTTCTCCTCCCCAGCGGCTTGACCTCCAGTAACTATGCCATTGCCTATGGCGCCGGGACCTACACGATCGTGCCGGCGAATCAGCTCCTGGTCCAGGTGGCGAATATCGCCACGACCTACGGCACGGCCCCGATCTACGGCATCGCGCGCGCGCGCTATTTGTCCGGCACCAGTGCCACGATCGTGGACCTGACCGGCAATGTGAGTGCGACGGGGAATGCGATCACCATTACCGATGGCGCCGGCGGAGCAGCCCACTTTACCGTCGGAGTGCCCGGCGCGACCCTGAGCGGTGCTGGACTGGTGCCGGTGGGCATTCACACCATTGGCGCCACCAACCTCTCCACCACCAGCGCGAATTTCAACCACACCGTGACCCTCACCGGCCAACACGCCGTCACCCCGAGCACCTTGACGGTCTTCCCCAGTGGGGTGACGAAGACCTACGACGGTACGGCGCTCCTCACCGGAACGGGTGTCACCGTATCGGGGGTCTGGACAGGCGATGCGGTTTCAGGCACCGGCAACGTGATCTTCGCCACGAAGAATGCCGGCACGAATCTCGGGTACACCATCAGCGGCGTCCACGTCAGTGGCGCGGATGTCGGCAACTACTCACTAGCCAGCGGCACGACGGTGGCCGGCACGAATGGCACCATTGCGCGGCGTAGCGTCACGGTGTCGGGCCTCACTGCCGCCAACAAACCCTACGACGGCACCACCACGGCCACCGTCGATCATGGCGGTGCCACCTTCACCAACATCGTGCCAGGCGACGAGCTGACCGCCCACGCCACCGTCGGCACCTTTGCCGATGCCCAGGTGGGCGTCGGGAAGACGGTCGCGCTCAGCGGGACGCTCTATGGCGGCGCCGATCTCAGCAATTACACGGTCCTCGGCCAGGCCTCCACGACCGCCGATATTACCGGCGTTCATGCCCAAGACCAATCCGTCGATGCGATGGCCCAATTGAGCCGTGGCACCCAGCCGCTGTTCGGTTCCTCGTCGACTGTGCCGGTTGAGGGGTCTCAGGCCTTGCCGAACTATAGACTGGAAGGGACGGTGCGAGGCGCAGCCGACGCACAACTGACCTCGTTGTCCTCTTCGTCGACCGACGGTCCTCACACGGTGGTGTTGAAGTGGGAGCCGCGCACGTCGAGTGAGGACCCCGAAATGGTCTACGTCTCGATCCCACGGAGCCTGCTGACACAGGGAAGCACGGTGTCCTTCACGCTGCCCGACGGCCTGATTCAGAACATCGGTGGGACTCCAGATGCGCTGAGCGGCCCAGAGGGCGCGCCATTGCCGGCGTGGTTGACGTACGATACCCAGACGGCCACTTTCCACATTGAGGCCACGGACGCCGTGTCGCTCCCCACGACGGTTGCCACCACCTTCCAGGAGCACCGGATCCTGATCGTGATCGAGGCGCAGACGCAGGAATAG
- a CDS encoding ShlB/FhaC/HecB family hemolysin secretion/activation protein, with protein sequence MIALSGTYRVALLMSLALTTVGHVSPYVSLTLAQTVPDAGGLQQRRQQERDQERLEQLPSQTPSNTPARPLQEPAPPSATVRVSAYRFEGNTRLTAEELQAAVAPYIDRQMDLPLLREAAAAVADRYRNAGWVVQTYLPQQDITDGMVLIAIVEATLGQVSLDDPPPTRVEPEYVVGLIDRQLQPGQHLNSHALDRGLLLADDLPGVQVSGALEAGTEPSTTNVRVRTADEPIVHGDLSIDNSSPRATGSIQGLASLRLQSPFHRGDLITVNTMWSEGSQYGRVAYTLPLGRDGWRIGVNGSWLAYRLVTSEFAALDVKGNAYSLGVEASYPLVRTRDYNLYWKMTYDHRHFDNDAAHIRQSDYRINEGSAGLAGNWYENILGMPGATFGSLTLVQGYVDQGTRQLGENPHVEGTFTKLTWYAAHEQRVHPWVSLYGSFLGQKAFSAMDSAERLYIGGPQTVRAYPVYEAGGSTGWVTTGEVRGYLPWGFGLTGFFDAGHVSNQSSIGHSYTLKGGGVTLSWRSPLGLVVQGTWAHRLGDNPNPTAAGKDQDGSLDLNRFWFSASYLF encoded by the coding sequence GTGATCGCTTTGTCAGGAACATACCGGGTGGCGTTGCTCATGAGTCTCGCGCTGACGACGGTCGGCCACGTGAGCCCCTACGTGTCACTCACCCTGGCGCAAACCGTGCCGGACGCCGGCGGGCTTCAGCAGCGGCGCCAGCAAGAACGTGACCAGGAGCGCCTGGAACAGCTCCCGTCCCAAACCCCAAGCAACACGCCCGCGCGGCCCCTTCAAGAGCCCGCTCCACCCTCCGCCACGGTCAGAGTTTCCGCCTATCGATTTGAGGGGAATACCCGCTTGACCGCGGAAGAGCTGCAAGCCGCGGTGGCGCCGTATATCGATCGTCAAATGGATCTGCCCTTACTGAGAGAGGCCGCTGCCGCCGTCGCTGATCGCTATCGGAACGCCGGGTGGGTCGTGCAGACCTATCTCCCGCAGCAAGACATTACGGATGGCATGGTTCTCATCGCGATCGTCGAAGCGACTTTGGGCCAGGTCTCCCTTGATGACCCGCCGCCCACGCGGGTCGAGCCGGAATACGTCGTAGGCCTCATCGATCGGCAACTTCAACCGGGCCAGCACCTCAACAGCCACGCCCTTGATCGAGGGCTGCTCTTGGCTGACGATTTGCCGGGAGTCCAGGTGTCGGGTGCCCTCGAAGCCGGCACGGAGCCCAGCACGACGAATGTGCGCGTCAGGACCGCCGACGAACCGATCGTGCACGGCGATCTGAGCATCGATAACAGCAGCCCGCGTGCTACCGGTTCCATTCAGGGCCTTGCCAGCCTGCGTTTGCAAAGCCCCTTTCATCGTGGGGATCTCATCACGGTGAACACCATGTGGTCGGAAGGGAGCCAGTACGGGCGAGTGGCCTATACCCTGCCTCTCGGCCGTGACGGGTGGCGCATCGGCGTCAACGGCTCGTGGCTCGCGTATCGCCTGGTGACCTCGGAATTCGCCGCGCTCGATGTCAAGGGAAACGCCTATAGCCTGGGGGTGGAGGCGTCGTATCCTCTCGTGCGAACCAGGGATTACAACCTGTACTGGAAGATGACCTACGATCACCGGCATTTTGACAATGACGCCGCCCATATCCGCCAGTCTGACTACCGCATCAATGAAGGCTCCGCAGGCCTCGCGGGCAATTGGTATGAAAACATCTTGGGCATGCCCGGCGCGACGTTCGGCAGCCTGACGCTCGTCCAAGGATACGTCGATCAGGGCACTCGCCAACTCGGCGAAAATCCCCATGTCGAAGGCACCTTCACCAAGCTCACGTGGTATGCGGCCCATGAACAACGGGTCCATCCCTGGGTCTCTCTCTACGGGTCCTTCCTCGGGCAGAAAGCCTTTTCCGCCATGGATTCGGCGGAACGATTGTATATCGGCGGCCCCCAGACGGTCCGGGCCTATCCCGTCTATGAAGCGGGTGGCTCCACCGGCTGGGTCACGACCGGTGAGGTGCGAGGGTATCTCCCCTGGGGATTCGGTCTGACCGGATTTTTCGATGCGGGACATGTCTCGAACCAATCGTCCATCGGACACAGCTACACCCTCAAAGGCGGCGGCGTGACGCTGAGTTGGCGCAGTCCGCTGGGCTTGGTGGTGCAGGGCACTTGGGCGCATCGACTCGGGGACAACCCGAATCCGACCGCCGCAGGCAAGGATCAGGATGGGTCGCTGGACCTCAACCGCTTCTGGTTTTCGGCGAGTTATCTGTTTTAG
- a CDS encoding SPFH domain-containing protein, producing the protein MRRDGSSLSGVVVAVGLMALGTGCVAIEAGHEGVLVEQPFFFGHGGVDPVPTKTGRVVVAPTTKVVDVDIRPIQYSEHFDIISAENAPVSFDAFLIANVIEGKSPELISKYGPNWYANNAKEAFRTFVREEVQKYPLFQLTTDPTTRQKLQDAIAKEVQTKLIERQGIPIRLNRVVVGSILPPKGVVEQTTQTIIQEQRKITMVEFQKAEESREKAEKQRGIADRAYRESLGLTAPEFVDLRRIEVQKEIVQHSPSALTVIMGLERVGINMPPLASGQ; encoded by the coding sequence ATGAGGAGAGACGGGAGCAGCCTGAGTGGAGTCGTGGTGGCAGTCGGTTTGATGGCCTTGGGAACCGGGTGCGTGGCCATCGAGGCGGGTCACGAAGGGGTGTTGGTTGAGCAGCCGTTTTTCTTCGGCCATGGCGGTGTTGATCCCGTGCCCACCAAGACGGGACGAGTTGTGGTGGCGCCGACGACCAAAGTGGTGGATGTCGATATCCGTCCGATCCAGTACTCCGAGCATTTCGATATCATCTCGGCCGAGAACGCGCCGGTCTCCTTTGATGCGTTTCTGATCGCCAACGTCATTGAGGGGAAATCGCCGGAGCTGATCAGCAAGTACGGTCCGAACTGGTATGCCAACAATGCCAAGGAAGCGTTTCGCACCTTTGTGCGTGAAGAAGTGCAGAAGTACCCCCTCTTTCAGTTGACGACCGATCCGACCACCAGGCAGAAGTTGCAGGATGCCATCGCCAAAGAAGTGCAGACCAAGCTGATCGAGCGACAGGGCATTCCTATCCGGCTGAATCGCGTGGTTGTCGGGAGCATCCTGCCGCCCAAAGGCGTGGTAGAGCAAACGACGCAGACCATCATTCAGGAGCAGCGCAAGATTACCATGGTGGAATTTCAAAAAGCCGAGGAGTCCCGTGAGAAAGCCGAAAAGCAGCGCGGCATCGCTGACCGCGCCTATCGCGAATCGTTAGGGTTGACCGCGCCGGAGTTCGTCGATCTGCGCCGCATCGAAGTGCAAAAGGAAATCGTTCAGCACTCACCGAGCGCCTTGACCGTTATCATGGGCTTAGAGCGAGTCGGCATCAACATGCCGCCGCTGGCATCGGGCCAATAG
- a CDS encoding c-type cytochrome, protein MTISRTCGLAVVLCVLSVAPACSQGESAPKAVASGAVPAGLQTGEAKFKANCSGCHGAGGAGTSQGPPLVHKIYEPNHHGDAAFQRAAANGVKAHHWEFGNMPKIEAVTPEDVDQIIAYVRWLQKQAGIF, encoded by the coding sequence ATGACGATCTCACGGACCTGTGGCCTGGCGGTTGTATTATGTGTTCTCAGTGTTGCTCCGGCCTGTAGCCAGGGAGAGTCGGCGCCCAAGGCGGTCGCGAGCGGCGCGGTTCCGGCCGGCTTGCAGACGGGTGAAGCCAAGTTTAAAGCCAACTGTTCAGGCTGTCATGGTGCAGGTGGCGCCGGCACAAGTCAGGGGCCGCCGCTCGTGCATAAAATTTATGAACCGAATCATCATGGCGATGCCGCCTTTCAGCGAGCGGCTGCCAACGGAGTGAAAGCGCACCACTGGGAATTCGGCAATATGCCGAAAATTGAGGCGGTCACTCCTGAGGATGTCGATCAGATCATCGCGTATGTGCGCTGGTTGCAGAAGCAAGCCGGCATTTTCTAA